A single window of Solanum dulcamara chromosome 5, daSolDulc1.2, whole genome shotgun sequence DNA harbors:
- the LOC129888669 gene encoding uncharacterized protein LOC129888669: MDPRFHYLGFAANPSLNTSKNLGNSILVGGARAEGGDCADTTLRLDSVGSLMPLVPATKEIKRNWSLIRGSVDQQIGSSLCLSLGHSSSPSENKWSSGTVCTSISPAKETDKSSMDLEVDFGLYLANDKTPRPKSSTSSDPKVLDEGAAIDLELSLSSSAAESDVTTLHMTSTSPQSVIKVPHGFGGALQTDEVSAVSHWKTSSIFHPLHAPQDKESSYFSNQVIKEVEPSSASPDPSSSVITNPNSSVTCTSGTKQQQRCSGIKQCQFKDCVKGARGASGFCIAHGGGRRCQKPDCHKGAEGRTTFCKAHGGGWRCGFLDCTKSAEGRTGFCIAHGGGRRCSHETCTRAARGKSGLCIRHGGGKRCQEKNCLKSAEGLSGFCISHGGGRRCQYPQCSKGAQGSTMFCKGHGGGKRCTFEGCNRGAEGSTPFCKGHGGGKRCSFEGGGICPKSVHGGTLFCVKHGGGKRCAVPECSKSARGRTNYCVRHGGGKRCKFVDCGKSAQGSTDFCKAHGDGKRCSLGQPASGFGQNDSPCNSFAKGKTGLVEFHGALEQDKRIHGGGGTLGAAIWDSTPQNPGKMKEINIMKIGSNVLTSTGWKYFGFNQASMPVGGSSSSVSEGRVHGGSLMAMLAGGSCHTLNSSTGTVTT; this comes from the coding sequence ATGGATCCGAGATTCCACTATTTGGGGTTTGCTGCGAACCCTTCGTTGAATACATCCAAGAATCTGGGAAATTCCATCCTAGTTGGCGGAGCTAGAGCTGAAGGTGGTGATTGTGCTGATACCACCCTGCGACTTGATTCCGTTGGGTCTTTAATGCCTCTAGTACCTGCTACAAAGGAAATAAAACGCAATTGGAGCTTGATTCGTGGATCTGTTGATCAGCAAATTGGTTCATCTTTATGTCTAAGCTTAGGCCATTCATCAAGTCCCTCAGAAAATAAGTGGAGTTCAGGCACTGTATGCACCTCAATATCTCCAGCGAAAGAAACTGACAAGTCCTCGATGGACCTGGAAGTGGACTTCGGTCTTTATCTTGCCAATGATAAGACACCAAGACCAAAAAGTTCGACTAGCTCCGATCCAAAAGTACTTGATGAAGGGGCTGCAATTGATTTGGAATTGAGTCTTTCCAGTAGCGCTGCTGAATCTGATGTTACTACTTTGCATATGACCTCCACTTCACCACAAAGTGTCATAAAGGTGCCACATGGTTTTGGTGGAGCTCTTCAGACTGATGAAGTATCAGCGGTTTCTCATTGGAAGACCAGTAGCATTTTTCATCCGTTACATGCGCCACAGGACAAAGAGTCTAGTTATTTCTCGAACCAGGTGATAAAAGAAGTTGAACCATCTTCAGCCTCTCCTGATCCTTCCTCAAGTGTAATAACAAATCCAAATAGCTCAGTCACTTGTACTTCCGGAACAAAGCAGCAGCAACGCTGTAGTGGCATCAAACAATGTCAGTTCAAGGATTGCGTTAAAGGAGCAAGAGGTGCTTCTGGCTTTTGCATTGCCCATGGTGGAGGCCGTAGGTGTCAAAAACCAGACTGCCATAAGGGAGCTGAAGGTCGAACTACCTTCTGCAAGGCCCATGGCGGTGGTTGGCGGTGTGGATTCCTCGATTGTACCAAGAGTGCAGAAGGACGCACTGGTTTCTGCATTGCACATGGGGGTGGACGCCGTTGCAGTCACGAAACCTGCACCCGTGCTGCCAGAGGGAAGTCCGGATTATGCATTAGACATGGTGGGGGCAAGAGATGCCAGGAAAAAAACTGCCTGAAAAGTGCTGAAGGACTCTCTGGCTTTTGCATTTCACATGGAGGTGGCCGGCGGTGTCAGTACCCCCAGTGCTCTAAAGGGGCACAAGGAAGCACCATGTTTTGCAAAGGCCACGGTGGCGGGAAACGTTGCACGTTTGAAGGCTGCAATAGGGGCGCAGAGGGGAGCACACCTTTCTGTAAGGGTCATGGTGGAGGGAAAAGATGTTCATTTGAAGGAGGTGGGATTTGCCCAAAGAGTGTTCACGGAGGGACTCTCTTCTGTGTTAAACATGGTGGTGGTAAGAGATGTGCCGTACCAGAGTGCTCCAAGAGTGCTAGGGGCCGGACAAATTACTGTGTGCGTCATGGTGGTGGTAAAAGATGCAAGTTCGTAGACTGTGGAAAAAGTGCTCAGGGAAGCACTGATTTCTGCAAGGCGCATGGTGACGGAAAAAGATGTTCTTTGGGTCAACCTGCTTCTGGTTTTGGTCAAAATGATAGTCCTTGTAACTCATTTGCGAAAGGAAAGACTGGACTTGTTGAATTTCATGGTGCTCTGGAGCAAGACAAACGCATTCATGGTGGTGGTGGCACTCTAGGGGCTGCAATCTGGGATTCAACACCCCAAAATCCTGGAAAGATGAAGGAGATTAATATCATGAAGATAGGTAGTAACGTTTTGACATCTACCGGTTGGAAATATTTTGGATTCAACCAAGCGAGTATGCCAGTAGGTGGAAGCTCATCATCAGTTTCCGAAGGAAGAGTGCACGGAGGAAGTTTGATGGCAATGCTGGCAGGTGGTTCATGCCATACCTTAAACAGCAGCACAGGCACAGTGACTACATGA